From a region of the Agromyces ramosus genome:
- a CDS encoding sugar-binding transcriptional regulator, producing MIDAEREIDPEIPGTVRGKTRDALRAAHLYYLQDLTMEAIAHELHTSRSSVSRLLSHARASGLVEISIHSPLDLPSRIEQEILERFEVGAHVIPVPDHASDIDRLERVALSAARILGRFIDSNQTVGVAWGSTMSAMSRHLVPKATHNTEIVQLNGAGNVRTTGILYASELLRRFGDAFGARVQQFPVPAFFDDPATKRAFWRERGTRRLLDLQGGMDVAIFGVGSPFAEVPSHVYQGGYLERADYESLSRDGAVGDVATVFYRADGSTDGIAVNERATGPDFAVLRRAPRRICVVSGRAKLASLRGALAAGLITDLIVDESTARALVDA from the coding sequence ATGATCGACGCCGAACGAGAGATCGACCCCGAGATACCCGGAACGGTGCGCGGAAAGACGCGAGACGCGCTCCGCGCGGCACACCTGTACTACCTGCAGGACCTCACGATGGAGGCCATCGCACACGAGCTGCACACCTCGCGTTCGTCGGTCTCCCGCCTGCTGAGCCACGCCAGGGCCAGCGGGCTCGTCGAGATCTCGATCCACTCCCCGCTCGACCTCCCGAGCCGCATCGAACAGGAGATCCTCGAACGGTTCGAGGTCGGCGCACACGTCATCCCGGTGCCCGACCACGCCAGCGACATCGACCGGCTCGAGCGCGTCGCGCTCTCGGCTGCACGAATTCTCGGCCGGTTCATCGACTCCAACCAGACGGTCGGCGTCGCTTGGGGATCCACCATGAGCGCGATGAGCCGCCACCTCGTGCCGAAGGCCACCCACAACACCGAGATCGTGCAGCTGAACGGAGCCGGCAACGTTCGCACCACCGGCATCCTCTACGCGAGCGAGCTGCTGCGTCGATTCGGCGACGCGTTCGGCGCGCGCGTGCAGCAGTTCCCCGTGCCCGCCTTCTTCGACGACCCGGCCACCAAGCGCGCCTTCTGGCGGGAGCGCGGCACCCGGCGTCTGCTCGACCTGCAGGGCGGCATGGATGTCGCGATCTTCGGTGTCGGCTCCCCCTTCGCCGAGGTGCCGAGCCACGTCTACCAGGGCGGCTACCTCGAACGTGCCGACTACGAGTCGCTCAGCCGCGACGGTGCCGTCGGCGACGTGGCGACCGTGTTCTACCGTGCCGACGGCTCCACCGACGGCATCGCGGTGAACGAACGGGCGACCGGCCCCGACTTCGCCGTGCTGCGTCGGGCGCCGCGCCGCATCTGCGTCGTCTCGGGGCGGGCGAAGCTCGCGAGTCTCCGCGGCGCACTGGCGGCCGGCCTGATCACCGACCTCATTGTCGACGAGTCGACGGCCCGCGCGCTCGTCGACGCGTGA
- the ribH gene encoding 6,7-dimethyl-8-ribityllumazine synthase → MSGAGSPELDVDGTGLTIVIVAGSWHDEITNGLIAGATRTLEASGADFSLVRVPGSFELPVVAKAALDEGADAVVALGVIIRGGTPHFEYVSAAATDGLTRVALDTGRPVGFGVLTLDDEKQGLDRAGLPGSKEDKGREAAEAAIATVRALQSLGAA, encoded by the coding sequence ATGAGCGGAGCAGGATCCCCCGAGCTCGACGTCGACGGCACGGGACTCACGATCGTGATCGTCGCCGGAAGCTGGCACGATGAGATCACGAACGGGCTCATCGCCGGAGCGACCCGCACGCTCGAGGCATCCGGCGCCGACTTCTCGCTCGTGCGGGTGCCCGGCAGCTTCGAGCTCCCGGTCGTCGCGAAGGCCGCTCTCGATGAGGGTGCCGACGCGGTCGTCGCGCTCGGCGTGATCATCCGCGGCGGCACGCCGCACTTCGAGTACGTCTCGGCGGCGGCCACCGACGGGCTCACGCGCGTCGCACTCGACACCGGCCGACCCGTCGGCTTCGGCGTGCTCACGCTCGACGACGAGAAGCAGGGACTCGATCGGGCCGGGCTCCCCGGGTCGAAGGAGGACAAGGGGCGCGAGGCGGCCGAGGCCGCGATCGCGACGGTGCGGGCACTGCAGTCGCTCGGCGCGGCCTGA
- a CDS encoding AMP-binding protein — protein MRETATFPTPGGTLDLLGGDPATPALVTADGIVDYAELRERVRSRAAQLGPERRLVMIHAANAIEPLVTYLAALEGGHVVLLVSGDDDAAATRHRDQFLERHDPDVVFRAGDHGWLLDERRDGTRHELHPDLAMLASTSGSTGSPKLVRLSHANLLSNAASIADYLRIGPDDRAATTLPMHYCYGLSVVNSHLLSGGSLLLTERSVIEPAFWADFRDAGATSFAGVPYTFDLLDGTDFAARTPPTLRYVTQAGGRLGADRVERYARLGRERGFDVVVMYGQTEATARMAYLPPDLAETHPGSIGIPIPGGAFRIDGDPVGELVYEGPNVMLGYAEGPEDFADGATIDELRTGDLARLTDSGLYEIVGRVSRFVKVFGLRIDLDRIEGFLLEGGIEGRAISHDERLTVFVLHDRDVAATAQLIADRTGLPAHVVRVHPIAEFPRTSSGKPDQAALARHVELLERREAERQAVSAATDGATDGAAPMHDRIRDLYAELLGRPDTTLDDSFVALDGDSLSYVEVSLQLGRLLGTLPADWPGRSIRELAGEQQSRPPAAATLRRRWVPRVRQVETSVVLRTLAIVLIVATHADLIALKGGAHLLLAVAGFNLARFRLADVPRRARLGGLLRSVTQLLVPAVLWIGGVALIAGTYDPATVLLMNNVVSDDTGWTEQWHFWFLEAIVWSIVGVAVLLLVPVFDRLERRRGFAVALALVAATLTLRYVVAGGIVASSPTRYAIPGVLWLIAIGWLIARATTTTQRLLATAIVLATVPGFFDDPAREALIVVGLVLLTWVRSLPVPAVLAGLVGAIASASMFVYLTHWQVYPPIEEVSPALAVVASFAVGLLVWRGYGTLSRSLTRSISARRPR, from the coding sequence GTGCGCGAAACCGCGACCTTCCCCACGCCAGGCGGCACCCTCGACCTGCTCGGTGGCGACCCAGCCACGCCGGCGCTCGTCACCGCCGACGGCATCGTCGACTACGCGGAGCTCCGCGAGCGCGTCCGCTCGCGTGCGGCGCAGCTGGGCCCGGAACGCCGGCTCGTGATGATCCATGCCGCCAATGCGATCGAACCGCTCGTCACCTACCTCGCCGCACTCGAGGGCGGCCATGTCGTGCTCCTCGTCTCAGGCGATGACGACGCCGCCGCGACCCGGCACCGCGACCAGTTCCTCGAACGCCACGACCCCGACGTCGTGTTCAGGGCGGGCGATCACGGCTGGCTGCTCGATGAGCGGCGCGACGGGACTCGCCACGAGCTGCACCCCGACCTCGCGATGCTCGCCAGCACGTCCGGCTCCACCGGCTCACCGAAGCTCGTGCGACTCTCGCACGCGAACCTCCTGAGCAACGCGGCGAGCATCGCCGACTACCTCCGCATCGGGCCCGACGACCGCGCCGCGACGACGCTGCCGATGCACTACTGCTACGGGCTCTCCGTCGTGAACAGCCACCTGCTCTCCGGCGGGTCGCTGCTGCTCACCGAGCGATCGGTCATCGAGCCGGCGTTCTGGGCCGACTTCCGCGACGCCGGCGCCACGTCGTTCGCGGGCGTCCCGTACACGTTCGACCTCCTCGACGGCACGGACTTCGCCGCACGCACGCCGCCGACCCTGCGCTACGTCACCCAGGCCGGCGGCCGCCTCGGCGCCGATCGCGTCGAGCGCTACGCCCGGCTCGGCCGGGAGCGAGGGTTCGACGTCGTCGTCATGTACGGCCAGACCGAGGCCACGGCGCGCATGGCCTACCTGCCGCCGGACCTCGCCGAGACCCACCCCGGCTCGATCGGCATCCCGATTCCCGGCGGGGCGTTCCGGATCGACGGCGACCCCGTCGGCGAGCTCGTCTACGAGGGCCCGAACGTGATGTTGGGCTACGCAGAGGGCCCGGAGGACTTCGCCGACGGGGCCACGATCGACGAACTGCGCACCGGCGACCTGGCTCGCCTCACCGACTCAGGACTCTACGAGATCGTCGGCCGGGTGAGTCGCTTCGTGAAGGTGTTCGGCCTGCGCATCGACCTCGACCGAATCGAGGGCTTCCTCCTCGAGGGCGGCATCGAGGGGCGCGCGATCAGCCACGACGAGCGCCTGACGGTCTTCGTCCTGCACGATCGCGACGTGGCCGCGACCGCACAGCTCATCGCCGACCGCACCGGGCTTCCTGCCCACGTCGTCCGCGTGCACCCGATCGCCGAGTTCCCCCGCACCTCGAGCGGCAAGCCCGACCAGGCGGCGCTCGCCCGGCACGTCGAGCTCCTCGAGCGGCGCGAGGCGGAGCGACAGGCCGTGTCCGCCGCCACCGACGGCGCCACCGACGGGGCGGCGCCGATGCACGACCGTATTCGCGACCTCTACGCCGAGCTCCTGGGGCGGCCCGACACGACCCTCGACGACAGCTTCGTCGCCCTCGACGGCGACTCGCTCAGCTACGTCGAGGTGTCCCTGCAACTCGGTCGCCTGCTCGGCACGCTGCCGGCCGACTGGCCCGGCCGCAGCATCCGCGAGCTCGCCGGCGAACAGCAGAGCCGCCCGCCGGCCGCCGCGACGCTGCGTCGGCGCTGGGTTCCGCGAGTGCGCCAGGTCGAGACCTCCGTCGTGCTTCGCACCCTCGCGATCGTGCTCATCGTGGCGACGCACGCCGACCTCATCGCCCTGAAGGGCGGGGCGCACCTGCTGCTCGCCGTCGCGGGCTTCAATCTCGCGCGGTTCAGGCTCGCGGATGTCCCGCGCCGGGCCCGGCTCGGAGGCCTGCTGCGCAGCGTCACCCAGCTCCTCGTGCCCGCCGTGCTGTGGATCGGGGGCGTCGCCCTCATCGCCGGCACGTACGACCCGGCCACAGTGCTCCTCATGAACAACGTGGTCTCCGACGACACGGGCTGGACCGAGCAGTGGCACTTCTGGTTCCTCGAAGCGATCGTCTGGTCGATCGTGGGAGTCGCCGTGCTGCTCCTCGTGCCGGTGTTCGACCGGCTCGAGCGTCGTCGCGGGTTCGCGGTCGCCCTCGCGCTCGTCGCCGCGACGCTCACCCTGCGCTACGTCGTCGCTGGCGGGATCGTCGCGTCGTCGCCGACGCGGTACGCGATCCCCGGCGTGCTCTGGCTGATCGCGATCGGCTGGCTCATCGCACGTGCGACGACGACGACGCAGCGCCTCCTGGCCACGGCGATCGTGCTCGCGACGGTGCCCGGGTTCTTCGACGACCCTGCGCGCGAGGCGCTCATCGTGGTCGGCCTCGTGCTGCTGACCTGGGTCCGGTCGCTGCCGGTGCCGGCCGTGCTCGCCGGACTGGTCGGTGCGATCGCCTCGGCGTCGATGTTCGTGTACCTCACGCACTGGCAGGTGTACCCGCCCATCGAGGAGGTCTCGCCCGCCCTCGCGGTGGTGGCCTCGTTCGCGGTCGGCCTCCTCGTGTGGCGCGGCTACGGAACGCTCAGCCGCTCGCTCACCCGTTCGATCAGCGCCAGGCGACCGCGATGA
- a CDS encoding MFS transporter, whose protein sequence is MSSSTTAATAAASPVPAPANPRSRVVLASLVGTTIEFYDFYVYATAAVLVFPHLFFPTGDPTTALLSSFAVFGAAMVARPLGAVIFGHLGDKHGRKATLVGALLTMGIATFLIGLLPTYAVVGWLAPLLLVILRIAQGFALGGEWSGAALVATENAPKGKRAWYGTFPQLGAPIGFIIANGLFLVIAAALPSDDPTMPSQAFLDWGWRIPFLFSAVMVIVGLWVRLRLVESTTFSKASKEGRLTKLPLASVFKNYWKQLILGTFFMLATYVLFYLMTTFSLSYGRAPVESTEGALPGLGYSYNTFVLMLIGGVVFFGIFTLLSGPWADRWGRRKTLILVTLGIIVFGLLWVPLLGAGFWGVMLWLVVGFSLMGMTFGPMGALLPELFPTNVRYTGSGISYNVSSILGAAVAPFIAVALWQSGGGSPFWVGVYLSAMAVLTLIALLLSKETKDVDLDA, encoded by the coding sequence ATGTCCTCATCCACCACGGCGGCCACGGCCGCCGCATCCCCTGTCCCCGCCCCGGCGAATCCACGCAGCCGCGTCGTGCTCGCGAGCCTCGTCGGCACGACGATCGAGTTCTACGACTTCTACGTCTACGCGACGGCCGCGGTGCTCGTCTTCCCGCACCTGTTCTTCCCGACCGGTGACCCGACCACGGCACTGCTCTCGTCGTTCGCCGTCTTCGGTGCCGCGATGGTCGCCCGCCCGCTCGGCGCGGTCATCTTCGGCCACCTCGGCGACAAGCACGGCCGGAAGGCCACCCTCGTCGGCGCCCTCCTCACCATGGGCATCGCGACCTTCCTCATCGGCCTGCTGCCGACCTACGCCGTCGTCGGCTGGCTCGCACCGCTGCTGCTCGTCATCCTGCGCATCGCGCAGGGATTCGCGCTCGGCGGCGAGTGGTCGGGCGCGGCACTCGTCGCGACCGAGAACGCCCCGAAGGGCAAGCGCGCCTGGTACGGCACGTTCCCGCAACTCGGCGCCCCGATCGGCTTCATCATCGCCAACGGCCTGTTCCTCGTCATCGCCGCCGCGCTGCCGTCGGACGACCCGACCATGCCGTCGCAGGCGTTCCTCGACTGGGGCTGGCGCATCCCGTTCCTGTTCTCGGCGGTCATGGTGATCGTCGGCCTGTGGGTGCGCCTCCGGCTCGTCGAGTCGACGACGTTCTCCAAGGCGTCGAAGGAGGGCAGGCTCACGAAGCTGCCGCTCGCGAGCGTCTTCAAGAACTACTGGAAGCAGCTCATCCTCGGCACCTTCTTCATGCTGGCGACCTACGTGCTCTTCTACCTGATGACCACGTTCTCGCTGAGCTACGGACGCGCGCCGGTCGAGTCAACCGAGGGCGCGCTGCCCGGCCTCGGCTACTCGTACAACACCTTCGTCCTCATGCTCATCGGCGGTGTCGTGTTCTTCGGCATCTTCACGCTGCTCTCCGGCCCCTGGGCCGACCGGTGGGGCCGGCGCAAGACGCTCATCCTGGTGACTCTCGGCATCATCGTGTTCGGCCTCCTCTGGGTGCCGCTGCTCGGCGCCGGCTTCTGGGGTGTCATGCTGTGGCTCGTCGTCGGCTTCTCGCTCATGGGCATGACCTTCGGCCCCATGGGGGCGCTCCTGCCCGAACTGTTCCCGACGAACGTCCGCTACACGGGCTCCGGCATCTCGTACAACGTGTCATCGATCCTCGGCGCGGCGGTGGCCCCGTTCATCGCCGTCGCCCTCTGGCAGTCGGGAGGCGGCAGTCCGTTCTGGGTCGGCGTCTACCTCTCGGCGATGGCGGTGCTGACCCTCATCGCGCTGCTCCTCTCGAAGGAGACGAAGGACGTCGACCTCGACGCCTGA
- a CDS encoding riboflavin synthase, translating to MFTGIIEELGTVTRIERTGDAARLTVRGPLAVEGAKHGDSIAVSGVCLTIVDFDGASFTADVMAQTLAMSTLAAARDGLAVNLERAARVGDRIGGHIVQGHIDGTARVLEIRPGEAWRVIRFSLDTAHAPLVVDKGSIAVDGVSLTVSAVGDEPDGSWFEVSLIPETLTATTLGARAVGDVVNIETDILARQVERMLRFDAHRTLPSSVAGVATPALWAAERAESTSGGAA from the coding sequence ATGTTCACCGGAATCATCGAGGAGCTCGGCACCGTCACGCGCATCGAGCGCACCGGCGACGCCGCCCGGCTCACCGTACGAGGACCGCTCGCGGTCGAGGGGGCGAAGCACGGCGACTCGATCGCCGTCTCCGGCGTCTGCCTCACGATCGTCGACTTCGACGGCGCGTCGTTCACCGCCGACGTCATGGCGCAGACGCTCGCGATGTCGACGCTCGCGGCGGCGCGCGACGGCCTCGCCGTGAACCTCGAGCGCGCCGCACGGGTCGGCGACCGCATCGGCGGGCACATCGTGCAGGGCCACATCGACGGCACGGCCCGAGTGCTCGAGATCCGCCCGGGCGAGGCGTGGCGGGTCATCCGCTTCTCGCTCGACACCGCCCACGCACCGCTCGTGGTCGACAAGGGCTCGATCGCGGTCGACGGCGTCTCGCTCACCGTGAGTGCCGTGGGCGACGAGCCCGACGGCTCCTGGTTCGAGGTCTCGCTGATCCCCGAGACGCTCACGGCGACCACCCTCGGCGCGCGCGCGGTCGGCGACGTCGTGAACATCGAGACCGACATCCTTGCGAGGCAGGTCGAGCGGATGCTCCGCTTCGACGCGCACCGTACGCTCCCGTCATCCGTCGCCGGGGTCGCGACGCCCGCGCTGTGGGCAGCCGAACGCGCCGAGTCCACGAGCGGGGGTGCCGCATGA
- the ribA gene encoding GTP cyclohydrolase II: protein MSLATIPEVLDALRAGKPVIVADDEARENEGDAIMAAEFATQEWIAWMVRNTSGFLCAPMPNVVADRLELPLMTDRNEDARSTAYTISVDAADRNSTGISATERAHTLRVLADPDATPERLIRPGHVIPLRAVDGGVRERAGHTEAAVDLLRLAGLSPVGVIAEIVGDDGEMMRLPGLIELGEREGLLVTTVAALIDWLREWHSGHDLARSAPDAVPETSAVAFEVETTLPTEHGVFRVRAYRDRGTGADHVAIIAGEPADDPAGAIVRVHSECLTGEAFGSMKCECGPQLDAALETIQESGGVVVYLRGHEGRGIGLINKLRAYRLQEDGLDTLDANLALGLPIDARDYSSATAILTDLGIERVRLLTNNPEKVRQLEAHGITVTERLPLVVGVGLGNSGYLDTKRRRMGHTIDDQQLTDAAAETLLEGHAS from the coding sequence ATGAGCCTCGCCACGATCCCCGAGGTGCTCGATGCGCTGCGCGCGGGCAAGCCCGTCATCGTTGCCGACGACGAGGCACGCGAGAACGAGGGCGACGCGATCATGGCGGCCGAGTTCGCCACGCAGGAATGGATCGCCTGGATGGTGCGCAACACCAGCGGGTTCCTCTGCGCACCGATGCCGAACGTGGTGGCCGATCGCCTCGAGCTGCCGCTCATGACCGATCGCAACGAAGACGCCCGCAGCACGGCGTACACGATCTCGGTCGACGCCGCCGACCGCAACTCCACGGGCATCTCGGCCACCGAGCGTGCGCACACGCTGCGCGTGCTCGCCGATCCGGATGCGACGCCCGAGCGCCTGATCCGGCCCGGTCACGTGATCCCGCTGCGCGCCGTCGACGGCGGCGTGCGCGAGCGTGCCGGGCACACCGAGGCCGCGGTCGACCTGCTGCGCCTCGCGGGCCTCTCCCCCGTCGGCGTGATCGCCGAGATCGTCGGCGACGACGGCGAGATGATGCGACTGCCGGGGCTCATCGAGCTCGGCGAGCGCGAGGGCCTGCTCGTGACCACGGTCGCCGCCCTCATCGACTGGCTCCGCGAGTGGCATTCCGGCCACGACCTCGCCCGCTCGGCACCCGATGCCGTGCCCGAGACCTCTGCCGTGGCGTTCGAGGTCGAGACGACGCTGCCGACCGAGCACGGTGTCTTCCGCGTGCGCGCCTACCGCGACCGCGGCACCGGCGCCGACCACGTCGCGATCATCGCCGGTGAACCGGCCGACGACCCCGCCGGCGCCATCGTGCGGGTGCACTCCGAGTGCCTGACCGGTGAGGCGTTCGGGTCGATGAAGTGCGAGTGCGGGCCTCAACTCGATGCCGCCCTCGAGACGATCCAGGAGTCGGGGGGCGTCGTCGTCTACCTTCGCGGACACGAGGGCCGCGGCATCGGCCTCATCAACAAGCTCCGCGCCTACCGGCTGCAGGAGGACGGGCTCGACACCCTCGACGCGAACCTCGCGCTCGGGCTCCCCATCGATGCCCGCGACTACAGCTCGGCCACCGCGATCCTCACCGACCTCGGCATCGAGCGCGTGCGGCTGCTCACGAACAACCCCGAGAAGGTCCGGCAGCTGGAGGCGCACGGCATCACCGTCACCGAGCGGCTTCCGCTCGTCGTCGGCGTGGGCCTCGGCAACTCCGGATACCTCGACACCAAGCGGCGCCGCATGGGCCACACGATCGACGACCAGCAGCTGACGGATGCTGCGGCCGAAACCCTCCTGGAAGGACACGCATCATGA